TCTGAAGGGACGTGAGTTTGCAGAGAAACCCCACAATCTAACCCAACATAtcaatcttttaaaaatattatgtaatgaCTAAGCTCAGAATTGTATATCTTGAGAGCTGTCTCCAGGTCATTGTATATTCCCCAAAGCTAATTATGCTATTGTCACTCTAAAGAAAAGCATGGCTACTTCTAAACCCCCAACAATGGAATGCAAAGGCTCACATGAACAAACTCGAGCAATCTTCAATAAGGGCcttcattcataatttttttaatacttgtaaaaaaattcatatataatcCAGGGCCTTTTTTCATCAGCAAGACCCATGAATACAAGTAGCCATACAATATGCGACTGAtggtttaaaataaaatagtttgaagcATGCAGTATTTCATCCATTCATCCAGAAAACTAAACCCTGATGATTCGCCACCAATACCTCAAGTCAACTATCTTATGCAACCAGTGTCGGTACTATTAAAATCAATTATGGAAGGATTTAGAATCAAGTCAAGAACTTATGGCTTACATGAGATTCTCTTTAGAGCAATTGCCACTAGAACATAACCTATGATACCAGAAAGAATGCATTATATTCGTGGAACATTATGGCTTTTAACCAATCTTACATACATAAAACCTCGTCCGACAAATTTTGCAGAAAATTACCCAAGGGGCTGACTTGACAACTCACTTTCCCTTAACTCCATCAATAATCTTCAAATATCAAACATCCAGCTATCTCTTCCCTAACCATAAAGCACACTCTCTAGCGCAAGCTTTGTAAATCAGAGAGGCAGATCTCCTAAAACTTCGTTACCGCTCACACTCCATCCCTTCCTCCCTCCACGAAACTTGGCATAGGGATTAACTTCAGTGCTGACGAAAGTAGCCATACAGGTATCGAAAAAATGTATGGATATTTATGTTGAAATATAAATCACTTGATCCTCTTTTCTTTCAATAAGCAGATTGTATTTCCAAAGACAAACACAGCGTCTATAATTATTGCTGAGTTTCCATATGGAAAGAGATATTACCACAGGGGGATAAGTACACAGAATTTCATTCTTCTCCTTTGTGTAGATGATCAGCTGCAATAACCCATTGAAGACTATATACTTGCCAGAGTCAAAGATCAAACAAAGTTGAAAACGAAAGCCAACGCATTATCAACACGagctaaatattttgaaaactcGAACCGGAAATATTTAGATTCCCTTTCCATATCCCGCATTTTGCCAGAAACGAGACGGATTTTCTCATCAATGAAAAAGAGAAgtcacgaaaaaaaaaaaaaaaaaaaaaaaccaggtaGGAACAAAGGATATAATAAGATTCAGCCGATGAGAAAATTCCTGTTCTCAGGAAACTTTTTCTTGTAAAACTGAGCCGCCAGAGCAATGATGATTATAATCGTGCCCATCAACAATCGTATATTGCTCATCCTCACGTCTTCCACATATCCACGACTCGTTACAATCtatggaaaaaattaaagaagtacacatatatttattataaataaaaaagaagaacatGATCATggatctataaaaaaaaaaaagagagagagagagagagagagagagagagagaggtgagttAGGGTTTTCTGTTCTTTGGATTTACCTCGGAGACGGACTCGTCGAGGATATGCTTGATAGAGTGGTGGTCTGAGAGATTGGCCttcttagagtttttggtgGCGATTTCGGGTTTATTGtcttgcatttttatttttgtttttgggaggTCCGGGTGGGGTTTTGCTTGAGAAATGGTCGAGAATGAGGGGGCAGTTCAGTCGGAGCCTCGCAGTGGtgtgttaaaagttaaaaccttCTTCAAGGCGCGGTCTACTGAACGATGactgaaataagaaataatcatCGCATCAAATTACTGTTTGCGTGTCCATTAAACGCACGTTCTGTTCCCTCTCTCATCGTTCCCTCTCTCAGACGAAAACGCCTTCACATTTTGAAAATaactttcttcctctccttcctcCCCGTTTCTACCTATCCCCACACATCCCCGTGTCGCCCCTCACCCCCACCACCCACGTCGGCATCCTCTTCCCGGTCACCTACGCCGCGTcgatttcttcctcttctccctccCCGTTTCTTTTCTTCCTATCCCCACCCCTCCCCGCGAGCCCTCTTCAGTCTCCCCCAACCCCCAGCGAAGCCCTCGAAGCCTGTTTTCTCCCCCAGCCCCCGATCGACTACAGGTTTGGATGGCATCGCGAAGAGAGTGGCTTCTTCTTCTCTGCGATTTTGACGCCGATAAGCATTTTTCCTAAACTTCTCACATACTCTCTGTTATTACTCACTCACACTCAGATTCTCACCACTCACGCACACACATTTCAATTTTGTTCATATACAAATAGACATGAAATAGATCTGAAATTTTTAGGGTTTGTAGTCgatctaaaatttgaaattatgcccCAAATTACTGAAAGTAGATCTCAGAATCTAGGTTTGTAGGCGATATGTACTTTGTAGTTTGGCCCTACGGAGTATGTACCACCATTTCTGTCCTATGGAGTATTCTTTGTTGTGGGGAAATCGTAGTTATTGAGGGATGTTAATTAGTTTATCCATTTAGATTGTCAAGAAAATAGTTATCATATTGTGATGATACAGACCTGTGCTTCAAAGCCCTAAACGATGGGTTTGTGCTCTTGCTTAGATAATGCCATGACTGAAATttgaggtaattttttttaaagccttCATGTTGGAGATGTTCAGGAATCATTTTTGTAGTTCAATACATTAGAAATCATGCTTTGTTTATAATTAACCTGGTGAAGATGTATTATTATTCTCTGCTTTGGGCTTCTGAGTATGGGGGGTTGGGGTTTAGTGAAATGCTTTTGAATGTTCTGGTGCACCACTAACGTCTATATTTTTGGTAAAACGTCTGAGCCCCATTACTATGTGATCCCAGTAATAGTATTCACACTAATTTGGGTTTGATTATGTGCGAGAGGTTTTCAGGTCGGGTAACTGAACTGGATTCCTTAAAAGccatttttggctttcttgcccCTTTCACCACATCCATGTTGATGTTGGATTTGGTTCCAAAATTCATCTCTAATTACCCTTGGTGCATTATTTCCAAACTTTTGAGCTGTTCTTCGATtctagaaaatgatatttttaaactGTTTTTAAGTTTAAGGTTGATAGTAATTTGAGTCATATTGCATAGACAAACAAATACAATATGTATGCGTGCGTGTGTGTACTCATAGAAGTAAAGCATCACTCTGCATTTGACCATATGCTTGACCTGCATTATTTAAAAGATGGATCATCATCACCAGTCTGATGCTTGACTTGCATTTATGATAATTACAAAAAGTATGATCATAGCTTTTGGCCAAACTAAGTTGCAGTGTTGACCTTATTTTGATaacccaataaaaaaatgtttcttctATTCAGTTATGTGTGAGTTGGTTCTACGACCAGatgggagaaaaaaattgatgtttgGTTATCTCTCTGCCTCCCTCTAATCtctctaaaaaatttattttctaacacTTTATCTTAAATTCTTTTAGTTTCCATTAACTAGATACAACTCTCTATGTCCATACTCGAATGAAACCATTACTTGACCCCCCATGGCTTCTTTGGTATCAAAGATTATGCTCAATTCCCAAAATGCCTTTATCAATGGAAGACAAAGTCTTGACTCGGTTGTTATTGCCAATTTGTGTCTTGTCAATGCATATCTACCATTCATTCTTCAGTATTTGTAAACAGTAGCCCCATGGACATTTTTAGTAGCACTTGAGGTCTACTATGCTGCGCAGGGGTCTCCTATTGGGCTTTATTGTGGGAACTAGGAATGGGTCTTCTTACAGGTCAAAGTTTTGTTCTGACTTACAAGTTATCTGCTCCCTATGTGGTACAGAACAAGAACCCTCTTAGGCTTTAGTTGTTTGGCTACATTTGGTTTGCTCTGCCCTGCAGatgattacaaaaataatttatactgATATTTTGCTGCTATAAGGATATATCTTTTGGTTTAGTTATTTTAAGACAGTTTTGATTTTGAGGGTATACTGATCTTTTACTATTATTTGTTTCAAGGGTGTTTGTTGAAGtccaaatgagagagagaattccAACATGCAAGGGGAGAGATCCATAAAAGAGAGGAGGACATCCAAAAAAGAGTGTTGTTTGCTATGATCAAGATCAATGGAAGATTAAGTCTGTGTTAGGGACTTTTTGTATGTTGTTAAGTTTGTTAGTGTTTCAGTGTAGCCAAACTGGTGACTTGTAAACATTCTGCATTAATATGTAGTCTTGTCGAAGTTGTAATATGTAGTTTATGTTTCCAACTGTACCAGACTTATGATCTCTTCAATATAACATATTTTCCAAcaaattttttgttgtattaGTAAGCTGGAATATGTGGCAGCTTATCTTTTTTACATACCAGTACATTAATAAAGTGTAAAACTGAAGTATATATCTAACACTTACAGCGAACCAGACTAACTCTCAGAATGCAATAGGCAAGCctgggttgttttttttttttttttaaaaaaaaaaatttcattcttcATTAAAAAGCACAAAACAAGTACATTGCTTGTATAGTCATACAATTGATCCATTtgtctaaaaataaatagagtGTCAAATACAAACAACGATTACAAATAGCTACCACAAACAACTAGACTCCATTGAACAGAGGCCATAAGCAACCAGCTTCAATAATGCCAATAGCGACCACAAACAACCAGGCTTCAAAGCTAAACATGACCATACTGCCAACTTCCAATACACCGAACGaaactaaatcacaaataaaaattgTCATACTTAAGTAAACAAATTCATATATACGAACTACTGCATACCTGTATAAGGACACTTGGTTGTGTGCCGGGAAGTAAGACCTTATAGTCTAATCATATGATTGGGTTTCAtataaaacatcttttttttttggtgaataatTGGGCAGGCGACACAGGTGCTGGGCGACGCGGGTTCTACAACACATCTAAGTAATACTTAACCCCCAGAATCAAAAGGCATTGTTGAGATTTTACTTTTCTTGCAAAAAAGCAATATCAACCAGCCAAATGCAAATTATccaatcaaattcaaatcaaTTACTATAGATTATCCAATCCAAGCTACCGGATAACCACAATCTTTCAATAGAGGAGCAAAAACCATCAAAAGAAAGACTATTAGAATACagttataaaatcatttcacacatgaaaaaatgatatattgaaagtataaaatttgaagaaaaaccctATAGCTCGAGGTTTCTTAACCTATTTTCATTGTTCATATGGAACTGCATGTGAGGACGGAGATCACACCAGCCAAGTTCAGGTGAGGGAAAGAAGGCTTTTCtggtttagttttttatttttttttgaaaaatcatacTTTCTTCTGAATCAACtttttccattcatttttcttcttggcTAATTCATCCTAAACTAGAATTCTATCAATTATTTTGGGCAAGTCTCCCAGTTACCAGCAAGTTCATTaggaagaatattttaaatgaatgacCCTTCATATCTAGAGCATTTTCATCAATAGAGGTATTTTAGAAAAGAAGGGACAGaatatttgagatagttaggcAACTTGGGTTTAGAGGAGACCCTACACATAGGAATGTTTGAATGGCCCTTCCTATGTGAATGTTGTTTGATGGAATTAAAATCTCTGCAAAACGACAGGTTTAACAATCAAAGATGCCATGCCTTCATGGGCCAGGAAGTTGTTAACCAGAATAATATTGCTTATTTTTATACTCTCAGCACTTCCTACAATTTCACAAAAAAGTATAAACAAACAAATCTATACAGAAACTTGGTTAATGAAGCAATAATATATGATCTATATTATGTTATACCACTAGAACTTGCAGAATTATAATACATGCATTTGTACCCtacaataatatcattaatAATATTACTGAAAGTCTCCTCATGAGTTTAGTATTAACTGCTTCGACTTCTGCTATATTTGTGATCTTTCATTTGAGAATTgcatagatatatttataattacagTTTTTGGTGACTATAGTTGATTCaactattaattataagtagtaCTGACAACCTATAAGGTAATTCAACATGATAATTTTTCGAaagaatttatatgaaatattcGGGAAATATAAACAGCAAGTCTAGTATTAGAGGGAAAATTATACATATTCATCTTCAAGGTGCATACCAAATGGGATCGATGTCCAATCTTTCCTTAACCTTCTTCACTcaaatattaatacaataaattttgaaatgagaatgaaattttaaattttgggcTAGAttatcttgtaattttttatttgccaacacaca
Above is a genomic segment from Juglans microcarpa x Juglans regia isolate MS1-56 chromosome 1D, Jm3101_v1.0, whole genome shotgun sequence containing:
- the LOC121249231 gene encoding LOW QUALITY PROTEIN: probable signal peptidase complex subunit 2 (The sequence of the model RefSeq protein was modified relative to this genomic sequence to represent the inferred CDS: substituted 1 base at 1 genomic stop codon), whose protein sequence is MQDNKPEIATKNSKKANLSDHHSIKHILDESVSEIVTSRGYVEDVRMSNIRLLMGTIIIIIALAAQFYKKKFPENRNFLIGXILLYIVFNGLLQLIIYTKEKNEILCTYPPVGSFTSTGLVVSSKLPRFSDTYTLGIVSADPKSISANQPVQLTKSVTQWFTKDGVLVEGLFWKDVEALINEYAKEPKKSK